The Fragaria vesca subsp. vesca linkage group LG2, FraVesHawaii_1.0, whole genome shotgun sequence genome includes a window with the following:
- the LOC101301458 gene encoding COP9 signalosome complex subunit 5a-like: MDAEIAQKTWELENNIVPMDTPPAMSKTDPSADAIFYYDEAAQTKFQQEKPWVNDPHFFKRVKISALALLKMVVHARSGGTIEVMGLMQGKTDGDAIIVMDAFALPVEGTETRVNAQADAYEYMVDYSQTNKQAGRLENVVGWYHSHPGYGCWLSGIDVSTQMLNQQFQEPFLAVVIDPTRTVSAGKVDIGAFRTYPEGYKPPDDPISEYQTIPLNKIEDFGVHCKQYYSLDITYFKSCLDSHLLDLLWNKYWVNTLSSSPLLGNGDYVAGQISDLAEKLEQAENHLSHSRFGPLVTPTQRKKDEESQLAKITRDSAKITVEQVHGLMSQVIKDILFNSVQQSNKSNTEPSGPEPMIES, translated from the exons ATGGATGCGGAAATAGCGCAGAAAACGTGGGAGCTGGAGAACAACATAGTTCCGATGGACACTCCTCCGGCGATGAGCAAGACCGACCCTTCGGCCGACGCCATCTTCTACTACGACGAGGCGGCGCAGACGAAGTTCCAGCAGGAGAAGCCCTGGGTTAACGACCCCCACTTCTTCAAGCGCGTCAAGATCTCCGCACTCGCGCTCCTCAAGATGGTCGTCCACGCGCGCTCCGGTGGGACCATCGAGGTCATGGGCCTCATGCAGGGCAAGACCGACGGCGACGCCATCATCGTCATGGACGCGTTTGCTTTGCCGGTCGAGGGGACCGAGACTAGGGTTAATGCCCAGGCCGATGCCTATGAGTATATGGTTGATTATTCCCAGACTAACAAACAG GCGGGGCGACTGGAGAATGTTGTTGGATGGTACCATTCTCACCCTGGTTATGGATGCTGGCTTTCGGGTATTGATGTTTCAACTCAGATGTTGAACCAGCAATTTCAGGAGCCCTTCTTGGCTGTTGTTATTGACCCCACTCGGACAGTGTCTGCTGGGAAGGTTGACATCGGTGCGTTCAGGACATACCCAGAGGGATACAAGCCTCCAGATGATCCCATCTCCGAGTATCAGACCATTCCTCTCAACAAAATTGAGGACTTTGGTGTGCACTGTAAACAG TATTACTCTCTGGATATCACTTATTTCAAGTCTTGCCTTGACTCCCACCTCTTGGATCTGCTCTGGAATAAGTATTGGGTGAATACTCTATCCTCCTCACCTTTGTTGGGTAATGGAGACTATGTTGCAGGACAAATTTCGGATTTAG CTGAAAAGCTGGAGCAAGCAGAGAATCATTTGTCTCATTCCCGCTTTGGACCATTAGTAACACCCACACAACGAAAGAAGGAT GAAGAATCACAACTTGCTAAAATTACTCGGGACAGTGCAAAGATAACTGTGGAGCAAGTGCATGGTCTGATGTCACAG GTTATCAAGGACATTCTTTTCAACTCTGTACAGCAATCCAACAAATCCAACACCGAACCATCTGGCCCTGAGCCAATGATTGAAAGTTGA
- the LOC101293162 gene encoding uncharacterized protein LOC101293162, translating to MDSIPRSRRALEPGSGGKIVRTRRLARTRTPYDRPALTANPPPPPPESPNWLARFLYTPTRSIVSGAGKVLSSVFRSDSSSSSSSEIGSDDEEGDDDYVSSQEDDGLNQRNGTSEPLFRQGESKHAIEQLLRQETFSREECDKLIKIIKSRVVGCTSTEDAQNTRLNMDATDLSATAISEAKKWVMEKRLGSASKSELGHGTILFPQGAEDDGGSPVDVAKSYMRALPPWASPSSQHGELRSTSPLGLQLFNEETPYSLGGTSVTSKLKRDAPATGSWNIQEEIRRVRTKATEEMLRSLPSTKIDWSAFSRENRSTLNSLQDGKQEADLGDKLKNPITAAGLTTDPPLGISTTHSFDVTEKTQDGLQKEALTSGTEQPDAIIEGTIQYSKVHDQTCSTEKDATAHTTNGFPYSEPREETTVLNGEINQVGSSHGKMVTTLLVEETFELDKVILENNEMDIDGMTGPESMPVNAASVEASKVNVNDIDASKGNDSAASGSQNSSSMPDELSQELTQSQPKSINIAVAKEEGVVQKPKAKRLTRYNRRGRPRGK from the exons ATGGACTCCATTCCCAGATCCCGGCGAGCCCTAGAACCCGGATCCGGCGGGAAGATTGTCCGAACCCGACGACTGGCTCGCACCAGGACTCCCTACGACCGCCCTGCTCTCACCGCTAATCCTCCTCCACCTCCTCCCGAAAGCCCTAATTGGCTCGCTAGGTTCCTTTACACCCCTACGCGCTCCATCGTCAGTGGCGCCGGCAAGGTCCTCTCCTCCGTCTTCCGCTCCGATTCGTCCTCCTCTTCCTCTTCAG AGATTGGTAGTGATGATGAAGAAGGTGATGATGATTATGTTTCGTCTCAAGAAGACGATGGATTGAACCAG AGGAATGGGACATCAGAACCACTATTCAGGCAGGGGGAATCCAAGCATGCAATTGAGCAGCTGCTGAGGCAGGAGACCTTCTCGAG GGAAGAGTGTGACAAGTTAATAAAGATTATTAAATCGAGAGTCGTAGGCTGTACCAGCACTGAAGATGCGCAGAATACCAGACTTA ATATGGATGCAACTGATCTTTCTGCAACAGCTATTTCAGAGGCCAAAAAGTGGGTAATGGAGAAGAGGTTGGGATCGGCTTCAAAGTCAGAGTTGGGTCATGGAACGATTCTGTTTCCACAA GGTGCTGAAGATGATGGTGGTTCCCCAGTAGATGTGGCCAAATCTTACATGCGGGCACTACCTCCGTGGGCATCTCCTTCAAGTCAGCATGGAGAATTGAGATCTACATCACCTCTAGGGTTGCAACTTTTTAATGAAGAAACCCCGTATTCACTTGGTGGAACTTCTGTCACTTCCAAG CTGAAAAGAGACGCCCCTGCTACTGGGTCATGGAATATCCAGGAGGAAATACGAAGAGTGCGTACAAAGGCAACAGAAGAAATGCTTAGGTCTCTACCTTCAACGAAAATTGATTGGTCTGCATTTTCTCGGGAAAACAGAAGTACCTTGAACTCTTTACAAGATGGAAAGCAAGAAGCTGATTTGGGAGACAAACTTAAGAATCCTATAACAGCTGCAGGTTTAACTACGGACCCGCCTTTAGGCATATCTACAACCCATAGCTTTGATG TTACGGAGAAGACACAAGATGGGCTGCAAAAAGAAGCTTTGACTAGTGGGACTGAACAGCCAGATGCAATTATAGAAGGAACCATACAAT ATTCAAAGGTGCATGACCAAACTTGTTCAACAGAAAAAGATGCAACTGCCCATACCACTAATGGCTTCCCTTATTCAGAACCAAG AGAAGAAACCACTGTGCTAAACGGAGAAATAAATCAGGTGGGTTCAAGTCATGGGAAGATGGTCACAACTCTCCTTGTGGAGGAAACCTTTGAGCTTGACAAGGTCATCTTGGAGAACAATGAAATGGATATTGATGGCATGACGGGCCCTGAATCTATGCCTGTGAATGCAGCCAGTGTTGAGGCATCAAAAGTGAATGTAAATGATATAGATGCCTCAAAGGGCAATGATAGTGCTGCAAGTGGCTCCCAAAACAGTTCAAGTATGCCGGATGAGTTATCGCAGGAGCTGACCCAGTCTCAGCCGAAATCAATTAACATTGCGGTAGCCAAGGAAGAGGGTGTTGTTCAGAAGCCGAAGGCAAAACGACTCACCAGATACAACAGGAGAGGCAGGCCACGGGGCAAATGA
- the LOC101294626 gene encoding zinc finger protein 622-like produces the protein MSGLACNACNKELKDDAEQRLHYKSEWHRYNLKRKVAGVPGVTEALFLARQAALAMEKNGANATPMLYSCALCGKGYRSSKAHAEHLKSRTHIMKAAQGTGDEEEDKAIVRPLPSRAKAPVRREEIDEGSEESDESGDEWEEVDPEDELAKSLTGMNVDGHASNEDMDEDDDDDYEELDPSCCFMCDKEHKTLQGCMVHLHKHHGFFVPDIEYLKDPKGFLTYLGLKVKRDFMCLYCNDRCQPFTSLEAVRKHMVAKSHCKVHYGDGDEEEEAELEDFYDYSSSYVDEAGKQLVVSGETANSVELGSGGAELIITTRTDHGISSKALGSREFMRYYRQKPRPSPNHMAITAAVAARYKSMGLATVQSKERMVQMKVLKEMRRSGVEAMRSKIGMKSNVIRNLPSNVPY, from the exons ATGTCAGGGCTAGCTTGTAACGCCTGTAACAAAGAGCTCAAGGACGACGCCGAGCAGAGGCTCCATTACAAGTCCGAATGGCACCGCTACAACCTCAAGCGCAAG GTGGCTGGGGTTCCTGGAGTGACAGAAGCATTGTTTCTTGCACGACAAGCTGCGCTTGCTATGGAGAAGAACGGTGCGAATGCAACGCCAATGCTCTACAGCTGTGCGCTCTGTGGGAAAGGGTATAGGAGTTCCAAGGCTCATGCTGAGCATCTGAAATCGCGAACTCACATTATGAAGGCTGCTCAAGGGACCGGTGATGAGGAAGAAGACAAAGCGATAGTGAGGCCGCTTCCTAGTCGTGCAAAAGCTCCCGTCAGAAGAGAGGAAATTGATGAGGGGAGTGAAGAGAGTGATGAGAGTGGAGATGAGTGGGAGGAGGTTGATCCTGAGGATGAGTTGGCAAAATCTTTGACTGGTATGAATGTAGATGGGCATGCTTCTAATGAGGATATGGATGAAGATGATGATGATGACTATGAGGAGTTGGACCCATCATGTTGCTTTATGTGTGACAAAGAACATAAGACCTTACAGGGCTGCATGGTTCACTTGCACAAACATCATGGATTCTTCGTTCCTGACATTGAGTATTTGAAGGACCCGAAAGGTTTCCTCACTTATCTTGGTCTTAAG GTCAAAAGGGATTTCATGTGTCTGTACTGCAATGACAGGTGTCAACCCTTTACCAGCTTGGAAGCAGTTAGGAAGCATATGGTGGCGAAAAGCCACTGTAAGGTACACTATGGAGATGGTGATGAAGAAGAAGAAGCAGAGTTGGAAGATTTCTATGATTACAGCAGCAG TTATGTTGATGAGGCTGGCAAGCAACTAGTTGTATCAGGTGAGACTGCCAATAGTGTCGAACTTGGGAGCGGTGGCGCTGAGCTCATCATTACTACAAGAACTGATCATGGGATATCAAGCAAAGCACTCGGTTCCCGGGAATTTATGCGCTATTATCGCCAGAAACCACGCCCGTCACCTAACCATATGGCCATCACAGCTGCAGTGGCTGCAAG GTACAAGAGCATGGGGTTGGCAACTGTGCAGTCAAAGGAACGTATGGTGCAGATGAAAGTATTGAAGGAAATGAGAAGATCAGGAGTTGAGGCCATGCGCAGTAAGATTGGAATGAAGAGCAATGTGATCCGAAACCTCCCCAGTAACGTTCCATACTAG
- the LOC101307270 gene encoding uncharacterized protein LOC101307270 isoform 1 yields MAFEASNGRGLQPSLFNVDDIELNTNWEDVACPICLDFPHNGVLLQCTSHNNGCRPFVCDTNHLHSNCLDRFKSANGMSSPSKSDASLTSDTEPVASEDNCRPTCPLCRGEVTGWVVVDKARVHLDVKKRCCEEQRCTFTGTYLELQKHAELEHPHSEPSKIDPARQLDWENFQQSSEIIDVLSTIHSEVPRGVVLGDYVIEYGDDETGDEFEDFHGDERNWWTSCILYQVFDNLRNSRNRRRSRVGDNRRGGRRASYDANSDDGSVTSVDFTDYRADEIDDDFMSSSGSSRGGSSHRSSRRRRSRFYDILK; encoded by the exons ATGGCCTTTGAAGCTTCTAATGGAAGAGGGCTTCAGCCCAGTTTATTCAATGTGGATGATATCGAGTTAAACACAAATTGGGAAGATGTGGCTTGTCCTATATGTTTGGATTTCCCTCACAATGGTGTACTCCTCCAGTGCACATCGCACAATAATGGATGCCGTCCTTTTGTCTGTGACACAAACCACTTGCACTCAAATTGTTTGGACCGTTTCAAAAGTGCAAATGGTATGTCATCTCCTTCAAAATCCGATGCTAGTCTGACAAGCGACACTGAGCCAGTGGCATCAGAAGACAACTGCAGGCCAACTTGCCCGTTGTGTCGGGGTGAAGTGACTGGGTGGGTTGTTGTTGATAAGGCTCGTGTTCATCTAGATGTGAAGAAGCGTTGTTGCGAGGAGCAACGATGCACATTTACGGGTACATACTTGGAATTGCAAAAACATGCTGAACTGGAGCATCCTCATTCTGAACCATCAAAAATCGATCCTGCCCGGCAGCTTGATTGGGAAAACTTCCAACAGTCTTCTGAGATCATTGATGTTTTGAGCACTATACATTCAGAAGTCCCTCGGGGGGTTGTTTTAGGTGATTATGTGATTGAATATGGTGATGATGAGACTGGGGATGAGTTTGAGGACTTTCATGGGGATGAACGTAACTGGTGGACCTCCTGTATATTGTATCAGGTATTTGATAACTTGAGGAATTCTAGAAATAGAAGAAGATCAAGAGTTGGTGACAATAGAAGAGGAGGCCGCCGAGCAAGCTATGATGCAAATTCTGATGACGGTTCTGTGACATCTGTTGATTTCACAGACTATAGGGCAGATGAGATTGATGATGACTTTATGAGTTCAAGTGGTTCCTCCAGGGGTGGCTCAAGTCATCGCAG TTCCCGTAGACGGCGTTCTCGCTTCTATGACA TTCTTAAATAG
- the LOC101307270 gene encoding uncharacterized protein LOC101307270 isoform 2 — MAFEASNGRGLQPSLFNVDDIELNTNWEDVACPICLDFPHNGVLLQCTSHNNGCRPFVCDTNHLHSNCLDRFKSANGMSSPSKSDASLTSDTEPVASEDNCRPTCPLCRGEVTGWVVVDKARVHLDVKKRCCEEQRCTFTGTYLELQKHAELEHPHSEPSKIDPARQLDWENFQQSSEIIDVLSTIHSEVPRGVVLGDYVIEYGDDETGDEFEDFHGDERNWWTSCILYQVFDNLRNSRNRRRSRVGDNRRGGRRASYDANSDDGSVTSVDFTDYRADEIDDDFMSSSGSSRGGSSHRRSVLLFRFCM, encoded by the coding sequence ATGGCCTTTGAAGCTTCTAATGGAAGAGGGCTTCAGCCCAGTTTATTCAATGTGGATGATATCGAGTTAAACACAAATTGGGAAGATGTGGCTTGTCCTATATGTTTGGATTTCCCTCACAATGGTGTACTCCTCCAGTGCACATCGCACAATAATGGATGCCGTCCTTTTGTCTGTGACACAAACCACTTGCACTCAAATTGTTTGGACCGTTTCAAAAGTGCAAATGGTATGTCATCTCCTTCAAAATCCGATGCTAGTCTGACAAGCGACACTGAGCCAGTGGCATCAGAAGACAACTGCAGGCCAACTTGCCCGTTGTGTCGGGGTGAAGTGACTGGGTGGGTTGTTGTTGATAAGGCTCGTGTTCATCTAGATGTGAAGAAGCGTTGTTGCGAGGAGCAACGATGCACATTTACGGGTACATACTTGGAATTGCAAAAACATGCTGAACTGGAGCATCCTCATTCTGAACCATCAAAAATCGATCCTGCCCGGCAGCTTGATTGGGAAAACTTCCAACAGTCTTCTGAGATCATTGATGTTTTGAGCACTATACATTCAGAAGTCCCTCGGGGGGTTGTTTTAGGTGATTATGTGATTGAATATGGTGATGATGAGACTGGGGATGAGTTTGAGGACTTTCATGGGGATGAACGTAACTGGTGGACCTCCTGTATATTGTATCAGGTATTTGATAACTTGAGGAATTCTAGAAATAGAAGAAGATCAAGAGTTGGTGACAATAGAAGAGGAGGCCGCCGAGCAAGCTATGATGCAAATTCTGATGACGGTTCTGTGACATCTGTTGATTTCACAGACTATAGGGCAGATGAGATTGATGATGACTTTATGAGTTCAAGTGGTTCCTCCAGGGGTGGCTCAAGTCATCGCAGGTCTGTACTTCTTTTTCGTTTCTGTATGTGA